The genomic region TCCTCAGAAGCGATTTCTAACCTGCTGGAGGGCATTTATGATTAACCGAATTAACCAGTCCCTCACCAAACTCTTTGAAAAACACCGCATTGTGTTCTGGTATGATGCCAAACCGGAACTTGTCCGGGAATTTTTGGGTGGTGTAGAGAAAATAGAACTCACCAATAACCAGTTCGCCGTTAAGTACCGTATCCTGCACCAGGAACCGAAAAGTAAGTTCCTACTCTATCAAGAAACACCTCAACCTCCTGACCTAGAAAACTGGTTGCTGGATGTTCAACTGGCCCACACAGAGTTTCGTGCTGACCAGACTTCTCTATGGCTCGCCGAACTGGAACTAAGTAGGGAGTTTACCCATTTGGTGCAAGGTCACATTGCCTTTTTCCAATCCTCTGAGCGGAGGGAGTTGCTTAAACGATTGATTACATCCCACGATACTATCACTCAAATCCAATTAAAGATGTTAGCTGTCTGCACCGGCTGTGGGTCGGACTCACGATTGGAAGCGATTCTGGAACAACTTTTAGGGGAGCTTTCTAGTGACTGTGCCCAGTATGAGAAAGGTCAAATTGGGGATAAATATCGCCTGATGGTACGGTGCGAGCTAGAGCAGTATTTTTGGGAGCAGATGAAGAACTGCTATGGTTACAGCTGTGCCAAACCAAGTATGAAGGATTTTGCTCTCCAACTCTTCAGCTACTGCTATTTTGAAAACTTTGCCTCCATCCCCAAAGGAACTCAAAACCTCTCCTCCGACGCTGTGGTATTTCTCAAACGATGGAAGGATAGCATTAAATGTCAACATTCCTTCGAGACTTTATCCAGCTGGTGTGCTAAAGACCTTGGCATTGAACATGACCTAGGAGAAAGAGAGATTGGGGAACTGCTCGATGTGGACTACTTCCGCCTAATTGACCAAAGAATATTGAGCGAACTGGTGCGCGGTGTGGAGCAGAGAACTTTACTTGGTAGTGATGTTGCTCAGTGGATATGGCGGCGCAAGCAAAGCCATTGGTATGAAGAGTTTCAACACTACTACGAATGTGTTGGGGCCGCAGCTAAGTTTATACAGGAGTTAGATAGGGCATGCTTTACCATAGAATCCCTAGCTGAAGGGGTGGAAAAATACGCTAAATCATGGTTTCGCATCGACCAGCTTTACCGCAAAACTATCTACCATCTAGGCCGAGTCCCAGACTGTTCATTTATGGGAGGATTAGTTGATTTGATAGAAAACCTTTACGCTAACAATTACCTCTTAAAGCTGAATGATCACTGGCAATCATGGGTTGATCAGACTACGAGTTGGTCTGCACCATATATCTATCTCCAAAATAAATTTTTTCACCACTGGGTACTGCCCTTTCTCAACACAGATAAGAAAATATTTGTGATTATCTCCGACGCTTTGCGCTTTGAAATTGGTGATGAACTGATCAGCTTAATCCGCCAAGAAGATCGTTACGAAGCCACCCTAGAATCAGCCATGGCCATGCTCCCAAGCTATACCCAGCTTGGTATGGCTGCCTTGCTCCCCCATAGCACTCTCGCCATAGCTAATGATGGTTCGGTTTTAGTAGATTCTCAAAGTTCCATGGGAACCGAAAATCGTAAAAAACAAATCAAACGCGGACATTACAAACGTGCCACCGCCATAACCGCAGAAGATCTAAGAGAACTAAGCTCAGACGATCGTCGCACACTCTTCCGTGACCATGATTTGGTCTATGTGTATCATAACCACATTGATGCCATAGGTGATAAACGAGAATCAGAGTCCCGAGTTTTTGATGCGGTTGAAGAAACCCTAGATGAACTCATCAAGCTGATTAAGAAACTAACCAGTGCAAATGCTAGTAATATATTGGTAACAGCAGACCACGGATTTATCTACCAGAACCGGGCGATCGAAGAGAGTGATTTTGCCAGTGATGAACCTCAGGGGGAACAGATCCTGTTTAAAAACCGCCGCTTCGTCCTGGGTAAGGGACTAAAAGAGACCCCCAGCCTACGTAAATTTACTTCCAATCAGCTTGGTCTACAAGGGGAACTAGAAGTGCAGATCCCCAAATCAATCAACCGTCTCCGTCTTAAAGGTTCGGGAAGTCGTTACGTCCATGGTGGCGCCTCCCTGCAAGAAGTGGTGATTCCTATTGTGAAGATCCACAAGAAGCGAACCAGTGATATCACTATGGTGGAAGTGGAAATTCTCCGGGGAGCTAGTTCTATTATCACAGCCACCCAACTGACTGTAGTTATATACCAGACACAAGCAGTTACAGAAAAAGTACACCCCCGGTTTCTGCAAGCTGGAATCTATACTCAGACAGAGGAACTGATCTCCGACTCCCATGACCTCACCTTTGACCTAGAATCAGAAAATCCCAGAGATAGGGAAATTTCCGTCACCTTCACCCTAACACGCAAAGCGGATGAAGCCAATGGACAAGAGGTCTACTTGCGCCTTAACGAAAAACTACCCGGCACATCTCAACATAAGAAGTATAAACACCTTTCTTATACCATGCGCCGCTCGTTCACCAGTGACTTTGATTTTTAAGTGGGAGGAACTGCTTTGAACAACCTGGATCAAAAGATAAATGCCCATTTTCCTGGACTTGTGGTGCGAAAAGACCTGGTTAAGACGGTCAAAGGTAACGCCATCGTTCCTTCCTATGTACTCGAATACCTTCTCGGTCAGTATTGTGCCACCAATGACGAAGCCACTATTAACACAGGGATTGAAACAGTTAAGGAAATATTGCGGAAACATTATGTCCATCGCAACGAAGCAGGGCTGATTCGCTCTAATATTAGGGAAAAGGGACGTTATAAGGTCATAGATAAGATCAGCGTCGAGTTGAACGAAAAGGCGGATGTGTATGAAGCCGAGTTTGGCAATCTGGGCATTAAGAAGGTGTTAGTTGATTCTAGCACAGTCAAGAGCCACCCCAAACTCCTAGTGAGTGGAGTGTGGTGCATTGCAGACCTGGAATACGAATTTAGCGAAGATAAGAATTCTAGTCCCTGGATTCTGGCCTCCCTAAAACCCATTCAACTATCTTACTTTGATTTTGATACTTACGTGCAGGCCCGCCAAGCATTCACCACGGAAGAATGGATTGACTTACTAGTCCAGAGTATTGGTTTTAACCCCGAGATGTTTGGTAGGCGAAGCAAGCTACTTCAGCTCATCCGTCTGATTCCATTTTGTGAGCGCAACTATAACCTAATTGAGCTTGGACCCAAGGGGACTGGCAAATCCCACATTTTTTCCGAATTCTCCCCCCATGGCATCCTCATCTCCGGTGGCGAAGTAACCGTAGCCAAATTGTTTGTCAATAATTCCACTGGTAGGATTGGTTTAGTTGGTTATTGGGATGTGGTGGCCTTTGATGAGTTTGCTGGTAAGCAAAAGAGTGTGAATAAATCTCTTGTAGACATCATGAAGAACTACATGGCCAACAAATCCTTTTCACGAGGTATAGAAACCCTTGGAGCCGAAGCCTCCATGGTATTTGTAGGTAACACCAAGCATACAGTCCCCTATATGCTCAAGCACTCCGATCTTTTTGAAGAACTTCCCGACAAATTCCACGATTCCGCCTTCCTGGATCGCATTCATTTTTACATTCCCGGATGGGAAGTGGACATCATCCGGGGGGAAATGTTCTGCAATGGCTATGGTTTTGTCGTAGACTACCTAGCGGAAATTCTCCGAGCCATGCGTAACCTTGATTACTCAGATTACTATCATACTTACTTTTCCCTTTCTCCTGATATTTCCACCCGCGATCGCGATGGTATTCAAAAGACCTTTTCCGGTTTAATGAAACTCCTTTTTCCCCAGGGTAGTGGGACAGAGTCCGAGGTAGAGGAAATGTTACAAATTGCCATAGAGGGGCGCAAGCGGGTTAAAGATCAGCTATTGCGCATAGATTCTACCTATAGGAAAGTTAACTTTGCCTACGAAAATAGAAAGGGCACCTGTAAAACTGTCACCACCCTGGAAGAAGAAGAGTATGCCAGCTTCTACCACCAGATCCTGACCGAAGAGAAAGAGAGACCATCATTATGGGAAGAGGAGAGAGAAGTTTTTCCACAGGAAGCGCACCTGACCTTTAAAGAGAATCAGCGAGGGGTTTCATTTGACACCCTGTTAGGTCCCTATTTAGAGGGTGCAAAGGAGATTACCATTACCGATCCCTACATCCGAGTTTTTCACCAGGCCTGCAACTTAATGGACTTGATAGAAACCGTAATCAAGTTAAAGCCCAACAGAGACGAAGTAAAGATTAATTTAATTACAACCCTAGATGAATTAAAAGGGGAGCAACAGGTTGAGTATTTAGTGAAGATACAAGATTCCTGTAGTATTGCTGGGATTGATTTCAAGTGGGAATTTGATGGTACTTCTACCATTCACGCTCGACACATAGTGACAGATACAGGCTGGAAGATATTATTAGACAGGGGATTAGACATATTTCAGCACTACGACCTAAAAGATGTGTTCTCGATTCCAAACCGATTGCAGGAGTTCCGGGGGTGTAAAGCTTTTGAGGTCACATTTCTCCGTTGTGACCCTGTCGATTAATCTGATGTAAGTAGGTGAGTTGTAACCATAGGTTTACTGACACGCATCACCAGATTTTTATAAATTTGATGTTGCGGTTGTGTGTAATCTACTAAACAAAGCAAAACTCCCGCATCACACAGAATCATAAATCTAAACTCTGCTGACGATATTTTTGGAGCAAACGTTGTTGATACTCATTCTGCGGTTCATGATTTAGTATAGGTAATTGATCAACCTTTTCAAACCACCGCTTCCACCTATCTGTTAAAGATTCTGAAGATTGAACATTAACTACTTGATTTTGCTTTTGTGCAATTAAGAAATTAATAAACTCATCCACTCTTGATATCAGAGGATCTGGTAATTGTTGTAACTTATTAACCACAACTTCACGAGTATTCATAGATTTATTCCTTTACTTTTTACTTAATAATAACCTAACTGGAAAATTGTGCCTCCCTACTTATCACTGGGCGATCGCTTGTTAAAATAGTAAAACCAGCATTTTAAAACTATGACAACTTTGTATGAACAAGATTTTGCTCTCTGGTCAGAAAAGATGGCTGATCTAATTCCTAACGGGCGTTTTAAGGATGTGCGATCGCACTCTCAAATTATATAATCGATAAATGCAATAAATGCGATCGCTTATTGTTCCTGTTTGTGCTAAGTGGGTGAGAGTTGGTTTTTAAAAATATCTATGGTCTTATTTAGGAGTATATAAAAACCACAGGCGATCGCGAAGCACTCCATACAGGCGATCGCTCCTCTCTTCAATCTAGACTCCAGTTAGTTAGATAGAGATAATTCAAGTTGTAAAGATTAAAGATTGCTGAGTTCCCGTTGTCTCAACCAAGCTTTTCATTTTGTTCACCTTTTTGGATCCTATTAAATTAAGGTAATAAGATTTATCTTCAATGACATTTTGAATCTCATTTTTACGGTATAATGCTACAAATAGTGCAGCTGCTCTTGCTTGACAATTCAGGGATTTTTTTGGATTAAAAGCGATATCAGAGAAACCTTCATAATGCAATAATTCATTTGCAAGTGATTTGTTTTGATGTAATGCTTTCAAATACAACCAATCATAGAATGCTGTTACTGGCTTTGAAGGAAAGTCCTCTTCAAAAAATTTATATCCTACAAAGTCACCAGAATTATGTATTCTTTCATCTTTTTTTGCTTCTCTACTGGAAACATGATAGAGGTCTAAAAAAGGACCACCCTTGGTGAAAAATTTACTTCCCTGATATGCGCACTCAACTGAAAGAGTATACTGATCCTTTGAAAACTTCAGGTTAAACGCACTCAAGTTAATACCTAAAGACTTTAAAGACTTTGAAGATATTTCCAAAACTGGATATATGTTACACTTAGCTGCCGCATCGTGAAGTGAAGTGATTGACCTTTGATATTGTACTTTTGCAAAGCCAGGGTGCCACTCAAATTCTATCAACTTTTCTTCTACAAAAGGAAAAGTTTCAGGACTAGGAATAAAAATAGGACGCTTAGCCATGTTCAACCTTCTTGTTTGAATTGTCTTAAATTTATCATACATCAGTCTTCTTAGCTTGCCAAATTTTATAATCATTTCTAGGTTTAAAATAATACAGATTGACAGAAAATCTTTGTGGATAATTACTAGTATCTAAATTATCCCATTGTTTCATATCTTGTACACTATTAAAACAAACTTTGTCAATGAAGCATGGATCAATTTTATCAAAAACAAGAACTTCCGCTTGAGGGTTAGTTGTAAAGTTATTTAGAATGTTTAAACTATTCCGTTCAATCCCTTCATAATCTTCAAACATTTCGATCAATGCTGAAGTTTCAGATCTGCTTCCCATTAAATCGGCAACTCTTGCATTGTTTGATGCTGCATTTTCCCTATAAAATTTACAGTTCAATTCCCATAATACTGAACGATTTAAAAGTAAAACGACCCATTTACTATCACTAGATTTTTGTCTATATTTGAAAAACATTCTATAATTAGGAAAACTAATACTTAAACAAATTGCTTCTCTTTGAAAATCTATCCGGCGGTCATCATTATATATAAAGTTAAAACCCATTTCGTCGAGTTGCGATCTTCCAATAAGACCAAACTCTAGAATGTTTTCTAAATTTTCAAGACGAGTAAAATGAACTAGACTTTCGATTCCAATTCTATTGCATATATTCCTAATTTCATTTCTGCGCTGTTCATTTTGTTGATGTAATTTTTTACGTTCTTCTTCTTGTTCCCGTTGAATCCGTAACTGTCCCAATTTTTCATCTCCAAAAACCTCCTTAGTTACACACTCAAGCCAACTAGGTTTTGAAGAATTTATATCTTTCCAAATTTCTTCCACTCTACAACTTAACTCATGTATGTAGTTTTCTGAAATATCTCTTCCACTTAACCAAAACCTACTAACTTGCTCACCCTTTTCAGTTAGTTCAATTTCATACCATAAAGTAACAGTTTTATAACCTTTACCGTTGTCTAAAAATTGAGCTAACTCAGGATCTATTGTCCTAATTTTTGTAATATGAAAGAAAATTTTTCCATCAACATTTGAAAAAGTACGACCTATAAATCCAAATCCTTTATCACTGTTGTAGTATTTGACAGTACCAAACTCTATTGTCATAAAATTAATTCCGTAAATTCGTCTTAAATTTTAACCAGATGTCTTCGATTTATTCCGATTATAATATGGATACTTAAATTGAACCACGATAAGTAAATATTTCTGCAGCAATTCATTAGTTAATACACAAAAATTAACATAAATTTATGATCAATACATTTCATTTAAGTAGGCTAAATCTATGATAATGTAGGGGGGTAAATTATTACGTGCACTAAAATGTCCCCCCGGGAGAAAGGTTTTTAAAAACCCTCCTCCTGGTAGGGTCAGCTGTCAACATTACAGTATCACTGGGCGATCGCTCTCAAGATAGTTAGATATAGTACTCTTATCAAAGGTGAAAATGTCAACATCTCATCATATTTTCCATCCAATGAACATAACTGATTTGTTGACACATACAAGCTTGAAGATAGCGGAACTTATCTAACATTTTTTCACCCCATTCATTAGGAACGGATACAAGTTCTAAAATTAGATAAGCGATGAGACTGGCATAAATTTGTATGCCAATACCATTAACGTTTTTCGTAATTAATTTATCCAATTTTAGGTGCATTTTTAAAAACTTCCATAACAGTTCAACTCCCCACCGTAAACGATAAATATCTCTGATTTCATCATCTGTAACTGCTGCTTCTCCATCTGCAGGTAAATTCGTGACTAAGCGAAATTCTGTTTTCGTTTCTAAATCACAAAAGTTAACTACCCTGTAAGCAGAAGCATCACTCGCCGAACCAATTTTTACTAATCCAGTTTCTACTTTAAATTCTAGTTTACAATTATTCTTAATTCGTACCACAAAGTATTTGTCTTTTTGTACTAACTCCCGTATAAAATTTAGTCCTGCAAAACCTCTATCCATTACCCCAACTGCATCTTGAGGTAAATTAGACATCATTGATGAGCCAAATTTGTAATCATGGTCCAAAATTTATCAAATTATCTTCTGGACTTCCCGTAGAAAGATTCAGGGAGCTAAACAATTTTACTTGATGATAACCTAAAACCCATAACAACTTACTTGTTAAAGTAATTATTGTTGAATCGATTGGACAAATTGCGTATTTATCATGTAGCTTTTTATAAGCTTTTTTTTGTACCAATTTATTCAATTGATGATAAATATTTTGGAATATCTCTTGATTCCTGTGTTTGTTAGCTTTGGAAAATGTCGAAATTCTTACATCAATACCTGTATGGTTTAATCTTGTAAATAAGTCCCGCATACTTGTTAAACTATTATCCAAGGCATAAGCCAACCAACACTCAACATAAAGACGGCTGTTCAAAACTGGATAATCATTTTTTGGTAACGGTCTGAGGATGTCCTTGACAATCTTGGGGAATGAATTTATGGTCATTATCAAATTAATATTCGGAAAATTTTGTGATATGATTGTGGTAACATTTTGTTGTTTTGGGGATCCCTTGCCCATATTTTTTTACCCCCTTATTTTCTCAAATTATTGCCACATCTCATCTTCAACCCCCTTGTCACTGTTAAACTCACGTTAAAATATGATTCAAACAATTAGCCGTGTAGACCTATCATCTCTAACGCCCGATATATTTAGAGACCAATATCGCAAAGAAGTAAAACCTGTTGTTATTACAGGATTACTAGACGAAGACGGCGAATGGAACCTCCCATTTCTCGCTGAAAAACTGGGGGATCACGAATTTAATTTCCGCGACTACGGTAAGCAAAGGAATGACTCACAGAACAAACAAGCGATAGGGGTAGGAAGTGGAACTATTACCCGAAGAATGCGATTCTCCGACTATGAACAGATGCTGCGTAGTGGGGAAGCTCGCGAACAGGATATTTACATGGCAAAATGTTCCTTGAAAGACACTCCCTTGGGGAACCCAAAATTCTCAACCAAAATGAGAGAGCAGTTAGGGTTAACAGAAGAGATGAGCGACTTGAGCATGTACACAGGACCATTAGGTCACACCACAACACTGCATTATGATCCATTCGACAATATCTTGATGCAGTTGTCTGGTGTAAAAAAAATCATCCTTTTTCCACCTTCTCAACTCTATAACCTTTACCCAAATCCGGTGATCGGTCATTTACTACATGGTCGAAAATTAGGTTGCTGGTATAGTCAAGTTAACCTTGCTGCTCCTGATTTTAAAAGATTTCCTAAGTTACAGGAAGCACTTCAGCATCAATATGAAGTCATTCTCCGTCCAGGTGATTCAATTTACATGCCTGCAGGATGGT from Cylindrospermopsis curvispora GIHE-G1 harbors:
- the brxL gene encoding BREX system Lon protease-like protein BrxL, which encodes MNNLDQKINAHFPGLVVRKDLVKTVKGNAIVPSYVLEYLLGQYCATNDEATINTGIETVKEILRKHYVHRNEAGLIRSNIREKGRYKVIDKISVELNEKADVYEAEFGNLGIKKVLVDSSTVKSHPKLLVSGVWCIADLEYEFSEDKNSSPWILASLKPIQLSYFDFDTYVQARQAFTTEEWIDLLVQSIGFNPEMFGRRSKLLQLIRLIPFCERNYNLIELGPKGTGKSHIFSEFSPHGILISGGEVTVAKLFVNNSTGRIGLVGYWDVVAFDEFAGKQKSVNKSLVDIMKNYMANKSFSRGIETLGAEASMVFVGNTKHTVPYMLKHSDLFEELPDKFHDSAFLDRIHFYIPGWEVDIIRGEMFCNGYGFVVDYLAEILRAMRNLDYSDYYHTYFSLSPDISTRDRDGIQKTFSGLMKLLFPQGSGTESEVEEMLQIAIEGRKRVKDQLLRIDSTYRKVNFAYENRKGTCKTVTTLEEEEYASFYHQILTEEKERPSLWEEEREVFPQEAHLTFKENQRGVSFDTLLGPYLEGAKEITITDPYIRVFHQACNLMDLIETVIKLKPNRDEVKINLITTLDELKGEQQVEYLVKIQDSCSIAGIDFKWEFDGTSTIHARHIVTDTGWKILLDRGLDIFQHYDLKDVFSIPNRLQEFRGCKAFEVTFLRCDPVD
- a CDS encoding DUF29 domain-containing protein codes for the protein MTTLYEQDFALWSEKMADLIPNGRFKDVRSHSQII
- a CDS encoding DarT ssDNA thymidine ADP-ribosyltransferase family protein; its protein translation is MTIEFGTVKYYNSDKGFGFIGRTFSNVDGKIFFHITKIRTIDPELAQFLDNGKGYKTVTLWYEIELTEKGEQVSRFWLSGRDISENYIHELSCRVEEIWKDINSSKPSWLECVTKEVFGDEKLGQLRIQREQEEERKKLHQQNEQRRNEIRNICNRIGIESLVHFTRLENLENILEFGLIGRSQLDEMGFNFIYNDDRRIDFQREAICLSISFPNYRMFFKYRQKSSDSKWVVLLLNRSVLWELNCKFYRENAASNNARVADLMGSRSETSALIEMFEDYEGIERNSLNILNNFTTNPQAEVLVFDKIDPCFIDKVCFNSVQDMKQWDNLDTSNYPQRFSVNLYYFKPRNDYKIWQAKKTDV
- a CDS encoding DarT1-associated NADAR antitoxin family protein — protein: MAKRPIFIPSPETFPFVEEKLIEFEWHPGFAKVQYQRSITSLHDAAAKCNIYPVLEISSKSLKSLGINLSAFNLKFSKDQYTLSVECAYQGSKFFTKGGPFLDLYHVSSREAKKDERIHNSGDFVGYKFFEEDFPSKPVTAFYDWLYLKALHQNKSLANELLHYEGFSDIAFNPKKSLNCQARAAALFVALYRKNEIQNVIEDKSYYLNLIGSKKVNKMKSLVETTGTQQSLIFTT
- the pglZ gene encoding BREX-1 system phosphatase PglZ type A produces the protein MINRINQSLTKLFEKHRIVFWYDAKPELVREFLGGVEKIELTNNQFAVKYRILHQEPKSKFLLYQETPQPPDLENWLLDVQLAHTEFRADQTSLWLAELELSREFTHLVQGHIAFFQSSERRELLKRLITSHDTITQIQLKMLAVCTGCGSDSRLEAILEQLLGELSSDCAQYEKGQIGDKYRLMVRCELEQYFWEQMKNCYGYSCAKPSMKDFALQLFSYCYFENFASIPKGTQNLSSDAVVFLKRWKDSIKCQHSFETLSSWCAKDLGIEHDLGEREIGELLDVDYFRLIDQRILSELVRGVEQRTLLGSDVAQWIWRRKQSHWYEEFQHYYECVGAAAKFIQELDRACFTIESLAEGVEKYAKSWFRIDQLYRKTIYHLGRVPDCSFMGGLVDLIENLYANNYLLKLNDHWQSWVDQTTSWSAPYIYLQNKFFHHWVLPFLNTDKKIFVIISDALRFEIGDELISLIRQEDRYEATLESAMAMLPSYTQLGMAALLPHSTLAIANDGSVLVDSQSSMGTENRKKQIKRGHYKRATAITAEDLRELSSDDRRTLFRDHDLVYVYHNHIDAIGDKRESESRVFDAVEETLDELIKLIKKLTSANASNILVTADHGFIYQNRAIEESDFASDEPQGEQILFKNRRFVLGKGLKETPSLRKFTSNQLGLQGELEVQIPKSINRLRLKGSGSRYVHGGASLQEVVIPIVKIHKKRTSDITMVEVEILRGASSIITATQLTVVIYQTQAVTEKVHPRFLQAGIYTQTEELISDSHDLTFDLESENPRDREISVTFTLTRKADEANGQEVYLRLNEKLPGTSQHKKYKHLSYTMRRSFTSDFDF
- a CDS encoding cupin-like domain-containing protein gives rise to the protein MIQTISRVDLSSLTPDIFRDQYRKEVKPVVITGLLDEDGEWNLPFLAEKLGDHEFNFRDYGKQRNDSQNKQAIGVGSGTITRRMRFSDYEQMLRSGEAREQDIYMAKCSLKDTPLGNPKFSTKMREQLGLTEEMSDLSMYTGPLGHTTTLHYDPFDNILMQLSGVKKIILFPPSQLYNLYPNPVIGHLLHGRKLGCWYSQVNLAAPDFKRFPKLQEALQHQYEVILRPGDSIYMPAGWWHEITIIGDRMASSVRQLWKTCPRMRGFLSLSKWRVTLGFLLESPHTGRLNLFLKD